One Candidatus Zixiibacteriota bacterium genomic window carries:
- a CDS encoding response regulator: MPDKIKLLIVDDEVKFLDSIAQRLEMRGFDVTKAINGEEAVKWATARKFDLALLDLKMPGMDGKQVLEILKKEHKYLEVIILTGHGSLDSAVECTKLGAFSYLPKPYEIDKLLETLKEAYEARMRKKFELDGIRLQKIQQLATGNSALGILRALRELDNEEK, from the coding sequence ATGCCGGACAAAATAAAACTATTGATAGTTGACGATGAAGTTAAATTTCTTGACTCCATCGCCCAGCGTCTGGAAATGCGGGGGTTTGATGTCACCAAAGCGATTAACGGCGAAGAAGCGGTGAAATGGGCGACCGCCAGGAAATTTGACCTGGCTCTGCTGGACCTGAAGATGCCCGGAATGGACGGCAAACAGGTGCTGGAGATTCTCAAGAAAGAGCACAAGTATCTGGAAGTAATTATTCTTACCGGTCATGGCTCGCTTGATTCGGCAGTGGAATGCACTAAGCTGGGCGCCTTCAGCTATCTTCCCAAACCGTACGAAATTGACAAACTGCTGGAGACATTAAAAGAAGCGTACGAAGCGCGAATGCGGAAAAAATTCGAGCTGGATGGAATCCGTCTTCAGAAAATTCAGCAACTGGCAACCGGCAATTCGGCGCTGGGAATTCTCCGGGCGCTACGGGAGTTGGATAACGAAGAAAAGTAG